In Pseudothermotoga hypogea DSM 11164 = NBRC 106472, the following are encoded in one genomic region:
- the glyA gene encoding serine hydroxymethyltransferase → MWEHVKLVDPEVYEVIVNELKRQEYGLELIASENFVSPAVMEAMGSVLTNKYAEGYPGKRYYGGCEWVDKAEELARERVKQLFKVKYANVQPHSGSQANMAAYLAVAEPGDVLMGMSLSHGGHLTHGANVNFSGKLFKVVQYGVDPETEIIDYDAVRKLALEHKPKIIVAGGSAYSRIIDFKKFREIADEVGAYLIVDMAHFAGLVAAGLYPNPADYAHIVTSTTHKTLRGPRGGLILTNDPELYKQINKWVFPGTQGGPLMHVIAAKAVCFKEALSPGFVEYQKQIVANAKALAEELSRMGLRIVSGGTDTHLMLVDLTPLNVTGKAAEKALEKCGITVNKNTIPNETRSPFVASGIRVGTPAVTTRGMTEAEMKQIARLIYRVLASITDEEGTIPDHVQSEVQMEVKQLCERFPLYVNKINF, encoded by the coding sequence ATGTGGGAACACGTGAAGCTCGTGGATCCAGAAGTGTACGAAGTGATCGTGAACGAACTGAAGAGACAGGAATACGGGCTCGAGCTGATCGCCTCGGAGAACTTCGTTTCTCCTGCGGTCATGGAGGCCATGGGCAGCGTTCTGACCAACAAGTACGCAGAAGGTTATCCAGGCAAACGTTACTACGGCGGTTGCGAATGGGTCGATAAGGCAGAGGAACTTGCCAGAGAAAGGGTCAAACAACTCTTCAAGGTGAAGTACGCCAACGTTCAGCCGCATTCCGGCTCGCAGGCGAACATGGCTGCATATCTGGCCGTCGCCGAACCGGGGGATGTGCTCATGGGCATGAGCCTCTCCCACGGTGGACACTTAACCCACGGGGCAAACGTCAATTTTTCAGGAAAACTTTTCAAAGTGGTCCAGTACGGCGTGGATCCAGAGACCGAGATAATAGACTACGACGCAGTGAGAAAGCTGGCTCTCGAACACAAACCCAAGATCATCGTGGCCGGAGGAAGTGCTTATTCACGGATAATAGACTTCAAAAAGTTCCGAGAGATCGCCGACGAGGTCGGCGCGTATCTGATCGTGGACATGGCGCACTTCGCAGGTTTGGTCGCCGCGGGCCTGTACCCGAATCCTGCGGACTACGCACACATAGTGACCTCGACAACACACAAGACGCTCAGAGGACCCAGAGGGGGCCTCATACTGACGAACGATCCAGAGCTGTACAAACAGATAAACAAGTGGGTCTTCCCCGGCACTCAGGGTGGTCCGCTCATGCATGTGATTGCGGCGAAGGCCGTGTGCTTCAAAGAAGCGCTGAGCCCGGGGTTCGTGGAGTATCAGAAGCAGATCGTGGCGAACGCGAAGGCGCTCGCTGAAGAATTGTCCAGAATGGGTCTGAGAATCGTGTCGGGTGGAACGGACACGCATCTGATGTTGGTCGACTTGACCCCACTGAACGTGACCGGAAAGGCGGCAGAAAAAGCGCTCGAAAAATGCGGAATTACTGTGAACAAGAACACGATTCCAAACGAGACGCGTTCTCCTTTTGTGGCCAGCGGCATACGTGTTGGCACACCGGCAGTCACGACAAGAGGTATGACCGAAGCGGAGATGAAGCAAATAGCACGACTCATATACAGAGTTCTGGCGAGCATCACGGACGAAGAAGGTACAATACCAGATC